The following are encoded in a window of Roseimaritima ulvae genomic DNA:
- the ychF gene encoding redox-regulated ATPase YchF: MEAGIVGLPNVGKSTLFNALTSSQGAQSANYPFCTIEPNEGIVSVPDGRLHEITQYIKPKKVIPAILKLVDIAGIVKGASEGQGLGNKFLSHIREVDAIIQVVRCFEDPDVIHVEGQVDPVADMETIETELMLSDIDTLENALPKAQRSARGGDKEAKLRVSVIETCMKHLAEDKPLRTLELGEPERKAISSYGLMTAKPILYIANVDENDLEGKCEHVQNVRVYADQRGTDVVPVCAKLEAEIAELDEEDRQEMLGSVGLSEPALHQVARAAYHTLGLQSYFTAGEQEVRAWTTPVGATAPEAAGVIHSDMQRGFIRAEVYTLDDLHAHGSEKDIRDAGKLRIEGKSYTVQDGDICHFRFSV, from the coding sequence ATGGAAGCCGGAATCGTCGGCTTGCCCAACGTGGGCAAGAGCACCCTTTTTAACGCACTCACCTCCAGCCAGGGGGCTCAGAGCGCCAACTATCCGTTTTGCACGATCGAGCCCAATGAAGGCATCGTCAGCGTGCCCGATGGGCGGTTGCACGAAATCACCCAATACATCAAGCCCAAGAAGGTGATCCCCGCGATCTTGAAATTGGTCGATATCGCGGGCATCGTCAAAGGCGCCAGTGAAGGGCAGGGGCTGGGCAATAAATTCCTCAGCCACATCCGCGAAGTCGACGCCATCATCCAGGTCGTCCGCTGCTTCGAAGACCCCGATGTGATCCACGTCGAGGGTCAAGTCGATCCGGTCGCCGACATGGAAACCATCGAAACTGAATTGATGCTGTCGGACATCGACACCCTGGAAAACGCTCTGCCCAAAGCCCAACGCTCCGCTCGTGGCGGCGATAAAGAGGCCAAATTGCGGGTCTCGGTGATCGAAACCTGCATGAAACACCTGGCCGAAGACAAACCGCTGCGGACGCTGGAACTGGGCGAACCGGAACGCAAAGCCATCAGCAGCTACGGGCTGATGACCGCCAAACCCATCCTGTACATCGCCAACGTCGACGAAAACGATTTAGAAGGCAAATGCGAACACGTGCAGAACGTGCGTGTCTATGCTGATCAGCGAGGCACCGACGTGGTCCCGGTGTGCGCCAAACTGGAAGCGGAAATCGCCGAACTGGACGAAGAAGATCGCCAAGAAATGCTCGGCTCGGTCGGCCTCAGCGAACCCGCTTTGCACCAAGTGGCCCGCGCGGCTTACCACACGCTGGGCCTGCAAAGCTACTTCACCGCCGGCGAACAAGAGGTCCGAGCCTGGACCACCCCGGTCGGTGCCACCGCCCCTGAAGCCGCCGGCGTGATCCACAGCGATATGCAACGCGGCTTTATCCGCGCCGAAGTCTACACACTGGATGACCTCCACGCCCATGGCTCCGAAAAAGACATTCGCGACGCCGGCAAGCTCCGCATCGAAGGCAAATCCTACACCGTCCAAGACGGCGACATCTGCCACTTCCGCTTTAGTGTTTAA
- the trpS gene encoding tryptophan--tRNA ligase, translating into MTALPDVLSCIQPTADLHIGNYFGAVANWVQLQETHDCVYGVVDMHAITMPYDPDELRVNTRNMVIDLLACGIDPEKSTLFIQSLVPEHCELCWILSSQCSYGELSRMTQFKDKSAKLERESADEFISAGLFIYPVLQAADILAYRAASVPVGKDQEQHLELSRSIGRRFNQRFDTDFFPEPKALYTQTPRIMSLAQPDSKMSKSAGVKHYIGLFEEEASIRKKVKTAVTDTGELAEGQYMSAGVGNLFTILRACEADAVADQLETDYKADQLKYSELKGAVADSLVELTGRFRARRDELLADADGVDAQVREMSAKAREIAAETLRGVRKFAGFPAM; encoded by the coding sequence GTGACTGCATTGCCGGACGTCCTGTCTTGCATCCAACCGACAGCCGACCTGCACATTGGGAACTACTTTGGCGCGGTCGCCAACTGGGTCCAACTGCAAGAAACCCACGACTGTGTGTACGGGGTGGTCGACATGCACGCGATCACCATGCCCTACGATCCCGATGAACTGCGGGTCAACACTCGTAACATGGTCATCGATCTGTTGGCCTGCGGCATCGATCCCGAAAAATCTACGCTGTTCATCCAGTCACTGGTCCCCGAACATTGCGAATTGTGCTGGATCCTCAGCTCCCAATGCTCCTACGGCGAACTGTCTCGGATGACGCAGTTCAAAGACAAATCCGCCAAACTCGAACGCGAGTCGGCCGACGAATTTATCTCCGCCGGCCTGTTTATCTACCCCGTCCTGCAAGCCGCCGACATCCTGGCCTATCGCGCCGCCAGCGTCCCGGTGGGCAAAGACCAGGAACAACATCTGGAACTGTCCCGCAGCATCGGCCGCCGCTTCAACCAACGCTTCGACACAGATTTCTTCCCTGAACCCAAAGCCCTCTACACCCAGACGCCGCGGATCATGTCGCTGGCTCAGCCCGATTCGAAGATGAGCAAAAGCGCGGGCGTGAAGCACTACATCGGGCTGTTCGAAGAAGAAGCCAGCATCCGTAAAAAAGTTAAAACCGCGGTAACCGATACCGGCGAACTGGCCGAAGGGCAATACATGAGCGCCGGAGTTGGCAATTTGTTCACAATCCTGCGAGCCTGTGAAGCCGACGCGGTCGCCGACCAACTGGAAACGGACTACAAAGCCGACCAATTAAAATATTCGGAACTCAAAGGCGCCGTGGCCGATAGCCTGGTCGAACTAACCGGACGATTCCGAGCCCGACGCGATGAATTGCTGGCCGACGCCGACGGGGTCGACGCCCAGGTCCGAGAGATGTCCGCGAAAGCCCGCGAAATCGCTGCCGAAACGCTCCGCGGCGTGCGAAAATTCGCTGGCTTTCCGGCCATGTGA